The following coding sequences are from one Lolium rigidum isolate FL_2022 chromosome 6, APGP_CSIRO_Lrig_0.1, whole genome shotgun sequence window:
- the LOC124662791 gene encoding myosin-1-like → MADEFDAAAAGFWLPDEFLDDDFFADEKAAAAAAAAARSDSDEEDALGAGLSRRMAGLDCDGAIANKGEVVAGSPQSTLCGLHASGEDSPTGAASQVSSPPSSPLDKQPADAWDLLHEAAGQVARLPPTTGSIPVPKPNAAVAPPPPKHAAPLLPAPKPAAGNNYQYTSHAQRQAQIARFHLLKQQQVMKHQQLAMAMAWGGGPATDYSPLGLGPSAWPPLQKQAPNQQPAPPASNNAGMRAVFLTPPGAKRECAGTGVFIPRQAGAPAEPRKKQGCSSVLLPARVVQALNLNVEDLGARPCYPGGFVVDHEALVNRSNAMQASQKREQNNVNATSSAAAAAHSPPLAVACEVNLPQEWTY, encoded by the exons ATGGCGGACGAGTTcgacgccgcggccgccggctTCTGGCTCCCGGACGAGTTCCTCGACGACGACTTCTtcgccgacgagaaggccgcggccgccgccgccgccgccgccaggagcgacagcgacgaggaggacgcgcTCGGCGCCGGGCTCTCCCGCCGCATGGCCGGCCTCGACTGCGACGGCGCCATTGCTAACAAG GGGGAGGTCGTGGCCGGGTCTCCGCAGTCCACGCTCTGCGGCCTGCACGCCTCCGGGGAGGACAGCCCCACCGGCGCCGCCTCGCAGGTCAGCTCCCCGCCCTCGTCCCCGCTCGACAAGCAGCCCGCCGACGCGTGGGACCTGCTGCACGAGGCCGCCGGCCAGGTCGCCCGCCTGCCGCCCACCACCGGCAGCATCCCCGTGCCCAAGCCCAacgccgccgtcgcgccgccgccgccgaagcacgCCGCGCCGCTGCTCCCGGCCCCGAAGCCCGCCGCCGGCAACAACTACCAGTACACCTCGCACGCCCAGCGCCAGGCGCAAATCGCTCGC TTCCACCTCCTGAAGCAGCAGCAGGTGATGAAGCACCAGCagctggccatggccatggcgtGGGGCGGCGGCCCCGCCACCGACTACTCGCCGCTCGGCCTGGGCCCCTCCGCCTGGCCGCCGCTGCAGAAGCAGGCCCCGAACCAGCAGCCCGCGCCACCCGCCTCCAACAACGCCGGCATGCGCGCCGTGTTCCTCACCCCGCCCGGCGCCAAGCGCGAGTGCGCCGGCACCGGCGTCTTCATCCCgcgccaggccggcgcgcccgCCGAGCCCAGGAAGAAACAAG GCTGCTCCTCGGTTCTCCTCCCGGCGCGCGTCGTCCAGGCGCTCAACCTCAATGTCGAGGACCTCGGCGCGCGGCCCTGCTACCCCGGCGGCTTCGTCGTAGATCACG AGGCACTGGTGAACCGGAGCAACGCGATGCAGGCGAGCCAGAAGCGCGAGCAGAACAATGTCAACGCTACATCAtcagcggcggccgcggcgcactcgccgccgctcgccgtgGCCTGCGAGGTCAATCTGCCACAGGAGTGGACGTACTGA